Proteins encoded in a region of the Mucispirillum schaedleri ASF457 genome:
- the rplK gene encoding 50S ribosomal protein L11 produces MAKKVLGQIKLLIAAGKANPSPPVGPALGQRGVNIMEFCKAFNAQTQNLGDSSVPVIITVYEDRSFTFITKMPPATELIKKEMKVQKGSSNVGKAKLGVISRESLKRVAEIKMPDLNTKDMDQAIKIIAGSAKSMGYEIEG; encoded by the coding sequence ATGGCAAAGAAGGTATTAGGGCAGATTAAACTGCTGATTGCTGCTGGTAAAGCAAATCCTTCACCACCAGTTGGACCAGCACTTGGTCAGCGTGGTGTAAATATTATGGAGTTCTGTAAAGCATTTAATGCACAGACTCAAAATTTAGGTGATTCTTCTGTTCCTGTAATTATTACAGTATATGAAGACCGCAGCTTTACATTTATTACTAAAATGCCACCTGCAACTGAACTTATCAAAAAAGAAATGAAAGTTCAAAAAGGTTCTAGTAATGTTGGTAAAGCAAAACTTGGCGTTATATCTCGTGAGAGTTTAAAACGCGTTGCAGAAATTAAAATGCCTGATCTCAATACAAAAGATATGGACCAAGCTATAAAAATTATAGCTGGCTCAGCTAAAAGTATGGGTTATGAGATTGAAGGCTAA
- the secE gene encoding preprotein translocase subunit SecE gives MKSFNPVSFYNQVRDELKKVNWPARETTISTSIVVVVVVGLITAYLGVVDAIVSRLAGQIIG, from the coding sequence GTGAAAAGTTTTAATCCAGTATCATTTTACAATCAGGTCAGGGATGAGCTTAAAAAAGTTAACTGGCCTGCAAGAGAAACAACTATATCCACATCTATAGTTGTTGTAGTTGTAGTAGGCTTGATTACTGCTTATTTGGGAGTTGTTGATGCGATAGTGTCAAGACTTGCTGGGCAGATAATAGGTTAA
- the rpmG gene encoding 50S ribosomal protein L33 — translation MREIVILACSECKRRNYTTTKNKKTMTGKLEIKKYCKFDKKHTLHKETK, via the coding sequence ATGAGAGAAATTGTCATTCTTGCTTGCAGCGAATGTAAGCGTCGTAATTACACTACTACTAAAAACAAGAAAACTATGACTGGCAAACTTGAAATCAAAAAATACTGCAAGTTTGACAAAAAACACACTCTGCATAAAGAAACTAAATAG
- the rplL gene encoding 50S ribosomal protein L7/L12, whose translation MAVTKDQVLEFLKNMSVIELADFVKELEEVFGVSAAAPVAVAAVPAAGAAAPEAAEKTEFDVILTSGGAQKVQVIKVVREITGLGLKEAKALVDEAPKPVKEGIAKAEAEEIAKKITEAGGTAEVK comes from the coding sequence ATGGCTGTAACTAAAGATCAAGTTTTAGAATTTTTAAAAAATATGTCTGTAATTGAACTTGCAGACTTTGTAAAAGAATTAGAAGAAGTGTTTGGTGTTTCTGCAGCTGCACCAGTAGCAGTAGCAGCAGTTCCAGCAGCAGGTGCAGCAGCTCCAGAAGCAGCTGAAAAAACTGAATTTGATGTTATTTTAACCAGCGGTGGTGCTCAAAAAGTACAAGTTATTAAAGTAGTTCGTGAAATCACTGGCTTAGGCTTAAAAGAAGCTAAAGCATTAGTTGATGAAGCACCAAAACCAGTTAAAGAAGGCATTGCTAAAGCTGAAGCTGAAGAAATCGCTAAAAAAATTACAGAAGCAGGCGGCACAGCTGAAGTTAAATAA
- the rplJ gene encoding 50S ribosomal protein L10: protein MRKEQKIELVNSITAEIKESAGVIITNYKGLTFDQMDEIRRSFKEAGNDYRVIKNTLLKKALNADNITEIDYTLVEPTALVVVKEDFAAAAKLAKKYAKDAAMSKFFAIKGGYFDGMALDQSGIEKLADLPSREELLAKALGSMNAPITNFVSVLANIPRGLVNVLNALKTKKENEQ from the coding sequence ATGCGTAAAGAGCAGAAAATAGAACTTGTAAACAGTATTACAGCTGAGATAAAAGAGTCTGCTGGTGTAATTATTACTAATTACAAAGGTCTTACATTTGACCAAATGGATGAAATCCGCAGAAGCTTTAAAGAAGCTGGTAATGACTATCGTGTTATTAAAAACACACTTCTCAAAAAAGCGTTAAACGCTGATAATATTACTGAGATTGACTACACTCTTGTAGAGCCCACTGCACTTGTAGTAGTTAAAGAAGACTTTGCTGCGGCTGCCAAATTAGCTAAAAAATATGCTAAAGATGCTGCAATGTCTAAATTTTTCGCTATCAAAGGTGGTTATTTTGATGGTATGGCACTTGACCAGAGCGGCATTGAAAAACTTGCTGATTTGCCATCCAGAGAAGAACTTTTGGCGAAAGCTCTCGGCAGCATGAACGCGCCGATTACGAATTTCGTGTCCGTGCTTGCGAATATTCCACGCGGTCTCGTAAATGTGCTTAATGCATTAAAAACTAAAAAAGAAAATGAACAGTAG
- the rplA gene encoding 50S ribosomal protein L1, producing the protein MSRKGKKFAAAFGLIDRTKLYDLEEAIALSQKAAFAKFDESVDAAVKLGVDPRHSDQMVRGAVVLPNGTGKTVRIAVFAKGDKAKEAEAAGADIVGGDELVTKVEGGYMDFDKVVATPDMMAKVGKLGKVLGPRGLMPNPKVGTVTNDVAKAVKELKAGMVEFRVDKAGIVHAPIGRKNFETSKLVENMKTLVDALVKVKPASSKGIYLRGINISTTMGPGVKVDPKNF; encoded by the coding sequence ATGTCCAGAAAAGGTAAAAAGTTCGCAGCAGCTTTTGGTTTAATAGACCGCACTAAATTATATGATTTAGAAGAAGCTATTGCACTGTCACAAAAGGCAGCCTTTGCCAAGTTCGACGAAAGCGTTGATGCTGCAGTTAAATTAGGTGTAGACCCACGACACTCTGACCAAATGGTTAGGGGTGCTGTAGTTCTTCCTAACGGAACAGGCAAAACTGTTCGTATTGCAGTATTTGCAAAAGGCGACAAGGCTAAGGAAGCTGAAGCAGCTGGCGCTGACATTGTTGGCGGAGATGAATTAGTCACTAAGGTTGAGGGTGGCTATATGGATTTTGATAAAGTTGTGGCAACTCCAGACATGATGGCTAAGGTGGGCAAACTTGGTAAAGTGCTGGGACCACGCGGGCTTATGCCTAACCCAAAAGTAGGCACAGTTACAAATGATGTAGCAAAAGCAGTTAAAGAATTGAAAGCTGGTATGGTGGAATTTAGAGTTGATAAAGCAGGTATTGTTCATGCACCTATCGGTAGAAAAAACTTTGAAACTAGCAAACTTGTTGAAAATATGAAAACTCTTGTTGATGCACTTGTAAAAGTTAAACCTGCATCAAGCAAAGGTATTTATTTAAGAGGCATTAATATTTCAACAACTATGGGTCCTGGTGTTAAAGTAGACCCTAAAAATTTCTAA
- the nusG gene encoding transcription termination/antitermination protein NusG: MAKQWYVVHTYSGFEKHVKTLLENKVQTQGLEEEIGEVLIPTEDVVELKNGKRKVSKKKTFPGYILVNMEMNKNLWHVVKSLPKVTGFVGGVDPVPISENDVNAMLALAKSEAPRIASTYIKNDVVEVIDGPFQGFDGVVDEVIPEKEKVRVIVSIFGRQTPIELDYLQVKRKDK, translated from the coding sequence ATGGCAAAACAATGGTATGTAGTTCACACATATTCTGGCTTTGAGAAGCATGTTAAAACTCTTTTAGAAAATAAAGTGCAGACTCAAGGGTTAGAAGAAGAAATAGGCGAAGTTTTAATCCCTACAGAAGATGTTGTAGAACTTAAAAACGGTAAACGCAAAGTTAGTAAGAAAAAAACATTTCCTGGCTATATATTAGTGAATATGGAAATGAATAAAAATTTATGGCATGTTGTAAAAAGTCTGCCAAAAGTTACAGGCTTTGTTGGTGGTGTTGACCCTGTGCCTATATCAGAAAATGATGTTAATGCAATGCTTGCACTTGCAAAATCAGAGGCACCGCGTATTGCATCAACATATATTAAAAATGATGTGGTAGAAGTTATAGATGGGCCATTTCAAGGTTTTGACGGTGTTGTTGACGAAGTTATACCAGAAAAAGAGAAAGTTCGTGTTATAGTTAGCATTTTTGGTCGTCAAACACCTATTGAGCTTGATTACTTACAGGTTAAACGCAAAGATAAGTAA